The following proteins come from a genomic window of Amaranthus tricolor cultivar Red isolate AtriRed21 chromosome 14, ASM2621246v1, whole genome shotgun sequence:
- the LOC130799411 gene encoding uncharacterized protein LOC130799411 encodes MTRNVLLYEEKWFTNNGDREEVKKAVWACGIDKAPGFDRYNFKFIREMWEVIKDEIYESVMEFFIAGHSVRHLNVTWVTLIPKVENPTSIEDYMPISMTLDGVLIVNESLRWLNKKKKIPGTLIKLDFQKAYDSVNWSFLELVMEKLGFGRKWIRWIMNCVSTASMSILLNGSPLQPFKMEKGLRQGDPLSPYLFILVSEALVYILKKAHDMNLIEAVCIGKAKVSLKHLQFAYDTLIFAPKYFTCITNYFRILDVFAMMFGLSLNYSKSSFISWNLEDHAWASDIARSVGCIHSCPPFTYLGFPLGDHMNRCSVWKLVVKKIESRLASWKTKLLSRARRLTLIKSVLNSLPIYYMSMFKMSKGIALKIVKLQRRFFWGRTNGESMGCPMVKWSDIELSREMGGVRVGNIMHKNLILLFKWWSRFSESDNTLWKRILQSVHEIKGVKASSETFRRVREGTWSYLLNNDSDTSRLRMIIEEGMLISVGIGNSVQFWHDRWCEAGILKRIFPRLFTISLQKNSLISQMGEWNEISWVWNLKWRRVLYEWENEEVRRLKEIIVHKGPNKERKDGVYWKHSGSLCYPTKCITAKINEVYTPFLPRPIVNIVWQKFIPPRAKLSVWLANLEKLKTGDFLVEKGIINPQEAACPFCSLQLESNSHILFTCRFSWSAWMEILKWWGLSTALHNRYNKFSIQWLGLVKNRMCPDFWALILGCVIRSLWYERNQIKFKLKIPNFHNFVYSLKIRIGIWAKEMLGPPLCCSGWTAPSPPFPMAFSPPGVFYAGWKGDNVHHREQCYKESIVVDNVHQHNYKDDEMCINIIMRMTRYASMKIGEKCSIDDCL; translated from the exons ATGACGAGAAATGTGTTGTTATATGAAGAGAAGTGGTTCACAAATAATGGAGATAG AGAGGAAGTAAAAAAGGCAGTTTGGGCATGCGGGATCGATAAGGCTCCAGGGTTCGATAGGTACAACTTCAAATTCATCAGGGAAATGTGGGAAGTAATCAAGGATGAAATCTACGAGTCTGTCATGGAGTTCTTTATCGCAGGACACTCGGTGAGGCATTTGAACGTCACTTGGGTGACTTTGATCCCAAAGGTAGAAAACCCCACATCCATTGAAGATTACATGCCAATCAGTATG ACTCTAGATGGAGTGTTGATTGTAAACGAGTCCTTAAGATGgttgaataaaaaaaagaaaattcctGGAACCTTGATTAAACTTGATTTCCAAAAGGCATATGACTCAGTGAACTGGTCTTTTTTGGAACTCGTTATGGAGAAGTTAGGTTTTGGGCGGAAATGGATAAGATGGATTATGAACTGCGTTAGTACTGCCTCAATGTCAATTCTTCTGAATGGCTCACCCCTGCAACCGTTCAAAATGGAAAAGGGCCTGAGACAAGGAGACCCCCTATCACCGTACCTCTTTATCCTTGTCAGCGAAGCCCTAGTCTACATCTTGAAAAAAGCACATGACATGAACCTGATTGAGGCTGTTTGTATAGGAAAGGCAAAGGTAAGTTTGAAACACCTTCAATTTGCGTATGATACTCTTATCTTTGCTCCAAAATATTTCACGTGCATTACGAATTATTTTAGAATCCTAGATGTCTTTGCTATGATGTTTGGTTTGAGTCTTAATTACAGCAAGTCTAGTTTTATATCTTGGAATTTGGAGGATCATGCTTGGGCTAGTGATATTGCTAGAAGTGTTGGTTGCATCCATTCATGCCCTCCGTTTACATATCTAGGTTTCCCCCTTGGTGATCACATGAATAGATGCTCTGTTTGGAAACTAGTTGtgaaaaaaatagaaagtagACTAGCATCGTGGAAAACAAAACTCTTATCTAGAGCCCGGAGACTAACCCTCATTAAAAGCGTACTAAATAGCCTTCCTATTTATTACATGAGTATGTTCAAAATGTCGAAAGGCATTGCATTGAAAATAGTGAAACTACAGAGAAGGTTTTTCTGGGGTAGGACGAACGGTGAAAGTATGGGATGTCCTATGGTCAAATGGTCAGATATAGAACTGTCGAGAGAGATGGGTGGTGTTAGGGTAGGTAATATTATGCATAAAAATCTAATCTTACTCTTCAAATGGTGGTCGCGATTCTCTGAATCTGATAACACTCTGTGGAAAAGAATTCTTCAATCGGTTCATGAGATTAAAGGGGTAAAAGCTTCGTCGGAGACGTTTAGGAGAGTTAGAGAAGGCACATGGTCTTATTTGCTGAACAACGATTCTGACACTTCCAGACTCagaatgattattgaagaaggTATGCTCATAAGTGTAGGGATCGGGAACTCTGTTCAATTTTGGCACGACAGATGGTGTGAAGCAGGGATCTTAAAAAGAATATTCCCAAGACTCTTTACAATATCTCTTCAAAAGAACTCTCTCATAAGTCAGATGGGGGAATGGAATGAGATCTCGTGGGTTTGGAATCTTAAATGGCGTAGAGTTCTGTATGAATGGGAAAATGAAGAAGTACGTAGACTCAAAGAGATTATTGTACACAAAGGGCcgaacaaagaaagaaaagatgGTGTATACTGGAAGCACTCTGGTAGTCTTTGTTACCCTACAAAGTGTATCACTGCGAAAATAAACGAAGTCTACACTCCCTTTCTACCCAGACCTATCGTCAACATTGTATGGCAAAAATTTATTCCCCCAAGAGCAAAATTGTCTGTATGGTTAGCAAATCTGGAGAAACTGAAAACTGGTGACTTCCTTGTGGAAAAGGGGATTATTAACCCTCAGGAAGCTGCATGCCCTTTCTGTAGCTTACAATTAGAATCAAACTCACACATTCTTTTTACTTGTAGATTTTCCTGGAGCGCTTGGATGGAAATACTAAAATGGTGGGGTCTCTCTACTGCCCTCCACAATCGGTATAATAAGTTCAGCATTCAATGGTTAGGCCTGGTGAAGAACCGGATGTGTCCGGATTTCTGGGCCCTCATCCTAGGCTGCGTTATACGGTCACTATGGTATGAAAGGAATCAAATAAAGTTCAAATTGAAGATCCCTAATTTTCACAACTTTGTTTACTCTCTGAAAATCAGGATAGGAATCTGGGCAAAGGAAATGCTGGG CCCACCCCTATGCTGTTCTGGGTGGACTGCACCGAGCCCCCCTTTtcctatggctttttcccctcccggggttttttatgccggctgGAAAG GTGATAATGTGCACCATAGAGAGCAGTGTTATAAAGAATCTATAGTTGTTGATAATGTGCATCAACATAATTATAAGGATGATGAGATGTGTATCAACATAATTATGAGAATGACGAGATATGCATCAATGAAGATTGGAGAGAAGTGCTCCATTGATGATTGTTTATAA
- the LOC130799410 gene encoding uncharacterized mitochondrial protein AtMg00810-like — protein sequence MTKFGYKKSNSDQSLFLKRQDDHITCLIIYVDDMIITGDDKEEIQTLKEQLSREYEMKDFGQLKYFLGIEVLRSKGGIFIYQRKYILDLLAAIGMIDCKPTETPIIANHGLQMIKGQKLADRGQYQRVVGKLIYLSHTRPNIAYAVGVVSRFMHQP from the coding sequence ATGACGAAGTTTGGTTACAAAAAAAGTAACTCCGACCAAAGTTTGTTTCTTAAGAGGCAGGATGATCATATCACATGCTTGATtatttatgtggatgatatgattATCACGGGCGATGATAAGGAGGAAATTCAAACTCTCAAAGAACAACTATCTAGAGAATATGAGATGAAAGACTTTGGACAACTAAAGTACTTCCTTGGTATTGAAGTTTTGAGATCTAAAGGAGGTATATTCATCTATCAAAGAAAATACATCCTAGACTTGTTAGCAGCTATTGGGATGATTGATTGTAAGCCAACAGAAACTCCTATTATTGCAAATCACGGTCTTCAGATGATTAAAGGACAAAAACTGGCTGACAGAGGGCAATATCAGAGAGTTGTTGGAAAGCTCATCTATCTCTCACACACACGGCCAAACATTGCTTATGCTGTTGGAGTAGTGAGCAGATTTATGCATCAACCATAG